The Mytilus edulis chromosome 12, xbMytEdul2.2, whole genome shotgun sequence genome contains a region encoding:
- the LOC139498128 gene encoding uncharacterized protein has protein sequence MFRPLSVSGEHLYWCFKIRVISSDFIEIASFTINRTDPFSPPKTLYASEPLLCDICRPVNDNGIPNPSDVDVRLLRSRTAIENNVTAPVPGPIVCNIPDGCNIQDPSIEMAGCNPVIETPLESFCRKLIALIDDSANEDESASRSSKQGKKKGYRKYGRYGRKRKNKRKQCPIDNDLRQEINATCGQFTTV, from the exons ATGTTTAG GCCCTTGTCGGTAAGCGGTGAACATTTATATTGGTGCTTCAAAATAAGAGTTATTTCTAGTGACTTTATTGAAATCGCATCATTTACGATAAACAGAACAG ATCCATTTTCACCGCCGAAAACATTGTATGCTAGTGAACCTCTTCTTTGTGATATATGCAGACCTGTGAATGATAATGGAATTCCTAATCCATCTGACGTTGACGTGCGACTCCTAAGAT ccAGGACTGCTATAGAAAATAATG TCACTGCTCCGGTCCCTGGACCAATTGTTTGCAACATTCCAGATGGTTGTAACATCCAAGACCCGTCAATTGAAATGGCCGGATGTAATCCTGTAATTGAGACTCCTCTTGAATCTTTTTGCCGTAAACTCATTGCCCTTATAGATGACAGTGCTAATGAGGATGAAAGTGCTAGTCGCAGCTCTAAACAAGGAAAGAAAAAAGGCTATAGAAAGTATGGTAGATATGGTCGTAAAAGGAAGAATAAACGTAAGCAGTGCCCAATTGACAACGATTTACGACAGGAGATAAATGCAACTTGTGGCCAATTTACCACTGTATGA